TTGACCCCTTCTTTACAACTAAACCAGTTGGTGTTGGTACTGGAATGGGATTAGCAATTAGCTATCAAATTATCAAAGAAAAGCATGGCGGTTCATTGGAATGCGTGCCACTACCAACAGGTGGTACTGAATTTATAATTTCGATTCCTCAAAATTTAAATTTTTCGTAGGGATAAATCTAGATTTTTACACTAAATAGTTTTTAGCTTTTAAACCTCAGTTTCTACCCAGCTATAATCCTGACTATTCGGTGACTTGAACTGTAACTTCAAATTGCTCAATCGTTGATTGCTCGCCAATCCACTCACGCAACTTTTTCATTTGTAGTTTGGCTTTTCCAGGATTATTTGCGTGAAAAGCGAACACGCGTTGTCCGCCAGCACCAATACCAGCATTACTAGGCTGGTTGAAGTTGTCACTATTAAGTTGCAATACTTGTGAATCTGGGACAGACATTGACCAGCGATAGCCTGTGGTCGGATTTTCGTCTAAGCGAAGTTTCAGAATTTGGCCGCGCTTGAGGGTGATGATTTTACCGTTATCGGCTTGAGATAAAGTTACTTCAGACATACCTGATTTCAATGGTAATTTTGGAGACCGCAGAGATGGAGTCACCACTGGCGGTAATGATGTTTGATTATTTGGTGTAGTTTTCGGAGCTTGGGGAATACAAGATACTAGATACGTGGTAATAATTAGTGCGGGAAACATAAGAGTTATTTTTAAATATGTAAGACTGTAATGCATTACTTACTTTGTAGAATAATCCAAAAGTAATAGTTAATTAGTGGGGAATTCATGCCTACCAATATTGGTTATGGTTGCATCAAGTATTTCTCCGTCAGTCGCACAGAAATCTAGCTGAGTTCTGGCGACTAACGTATGTACTCTATAAAACGACGTTGAATAAAGATAGGAGTTTCCTTACCCACTGAACAGATGCGAGGAAAAAGCTTTACCAAACGTAAAGAGTGCTGACTTTGCCATCATTTCCTTCATAGAAGTAACTACCTTTGCCTGTAACCTTGGCATGAGATGCAATAATATTAAATGCCATGATTGCACTATCAGAATTATCAGCAAACTTACGCCAACCAATGCCATCAACATACATCCAAGCATTGCGCTGATCCGAGCAGGCACTCCATAATCCTAATACTTTCTTATCAGTTTGCCATCCGGCACTAACAGTTTGCTGTTGACCAGTTAATTGGCTGAGTGGTTCTTGGGTAGGACGTTCTTCAACCCTAGCAGCAACGGCACTAGCAGGAGGTTGCTCGGTTGGGTAGTTGAGTAAGGAAGTACTTTGACTAGAGCCATTCCCTTCAATGTTTTGTGCCATAGGTGGGACAGAGGTTTGGCAGGGTTCGCATTGATCGATAGTTGTTAAAGCTGCAAGTGTTTCAGATTGTGGATTCATAATTAACCTCTTCAATTAGCCAAATTTGAAATGATGCGTAAATCACTTTTGAGAAGATTATTTGTGAGTAATTACCATGCGTAAACCTGGGTGATGATGCCGTGAAGTTGGTAAACAGATACCGCATGATTTTGCTCTTTGGAAGCTGCTAATTGCATCAACATATCAATGTGAGCGTTGACGTTGGTATTACACAATCTACGCCAGCCAATTCCATTACTCAAGTAGACGTAAGAATTGAGGTCGGAGTTATTTGACCATAATCCTTGAACTGTGACATTACTTAACCAACCTGTATCATCGATACCATCTACTGCATACACTGAAGCTTCTATTCCACACTCACCATAAGCAATCTTGAAGAAGCCCTGCTCGCCCCAACCAGTTCCCCAACTGTTTTTGCAAATCCAGCATCCTTGCGTGTCATCGTAACCAATCATGGAAATACAGTGTCCACCTGCTAAATCACCTGAAACATGGCGATAGACACCACTCTTGTAATAAAAGAAATCATTATAGACGCTGAAACAAGCACTCAACGCACCACGGCTAGATAGCCACTCTTTCATCGCAGACACATCAGTAATCTGGTGATATCCAGTAATGGTGACAAGACGATTTTGCCAATCAGAACAAAGCTTGCAATCTTGGTTTCCTGGAGTGTAAGGAAAGCAAGCCTCATCTACAATACCTTTTTTAGCTGCTTCCATTGCGCGATCTGGCCACCAACCAGTATCGCAGTTCATGCCATCATTCTTAGCATAGCAGTAAAACAAGTGAGCTTCTGACAAGTCTACAGCGAGGTTAGGGTTATTGCGTTGGCGACGAAAAGTAGCTTCAATTGTGGCGGCTGTACCAAAAGCAACACAAGAACCACAACTACTTTGATCCTTAATAGGCGTCACAAAGCCACCTGTTCTGAGGTCGTAGGATGTTGGATATCCAAAAGTCTGACCGTGTGCTTGAGCTGTTTTCAAAGCTTCGTGGTTGATACGTGCAATTTTTTCTCGGTCTTCTAAAGAAGGTTCGCCAGGACGAGGAAAATAACCCAAGCGCTTCCTTTGCTCTTGAGGCGATAGTTGAGATATGCTGGTTTCACCTGCTTGCCAATTAGCATTTGCGAGATCGATGGCGGCTTGCAGTTTTACACTATCCATAAAATCTCCTGAAAACATCAAATTATTAAAGTTTGTCTTTTCAACCAGAACTAAAACATCTGAACAAGTTCAATCACCCTGGTGTCAGCCCAATCGCACCAGTTAAGAACAAGTCAGTAAATTATTGTTCTCAAAGGCACAAATATAGTTTCCTTTTTCTAGTCTGGTATCACCACCGAAGTTAAGGAACTTAAGCACGAAGTTAAGAATAATTGGCTATTAATATTTCTAACCAAAGCACAGCAATTCTTTCAGCTAGTGATATATATAAAATTGCTCTTGGGACTAATCTCTTAACTTCGGTAACTACAACCAGCGATGAGATATTTTTTTGGCGTTGCTGATTGATGAGATGAATTTTGTTTCGCGCATAGACGCGTTTGCGATGCGTTCTCTTAGAATAGCGGCTTCCCGTAGGATAGGCTGTGTGGGAATAGCGCATAATTCTGTACTAAAAAACCGATGCGGCGATCGCAATATTGAGCAACCGCCAGGTAAATGGGAAGTATATGAGCAAATTCTGCGGGTTCCCTATTACGCCGTATTTGACAGTTATAAATATGAATTCAGGATGTTCAGGCTTGATGGTAGTAGTTATGCACAGATTGCACTATCAGAACCTCGCTTTTGAATACCAGAATTACAACTAGGCTTGGGTGTATGGCAAGGTAGCTATTAAGATGTAGAACAGCCTTGGTTACGCTGGTACGATCGCACTGGTAATTGGATAATAACTTCTATACAACAAGAAAGACAACGCGCTGAAAGATTAATCGCCCAATTAAAAGCGCTTGGTGTTGAACCCGATTTAGATTAGCTATTTAATTTACACAGCTAATCATCTCAGGGTCTTTTTCAAAAGAAATTAACTCTAAATGTGTCCGATTAGCTACTAGTTCTTTTGCCATTAGGAAGCCAGAAATCGTCCAAGTTTGATATTTCCTTGCTTCTTTACCAATTAATCGCCCATTTTTACCATCATAGTATTCTGGCCATTGGTCGTGGCTGAGGCGGCTTTGAGCTACATTAATAGCTTTATTTGCCAGTTCTACTCGACCTGTTTTGATAGCCGCAGCTACTAACAACCAAAGTAAAACAGGCCAATTACCGCCATTATGATAAGACCAAGCTCTATTTTTTGGATCTGAGCCAGTCACAATTTTCCACTCTAAACCTTCTAAAGCTGGAAAACAAATTTTCATCGGCATATTGCCAATTAAATCGTGCCAGCGTTGTTCAATTAGATCCATAATCATTTGAGATTCTTGTTCGCTGGCTAAGGAAACTAGAATTGCCATTAAGTTACCCAAAGCAAAGAAGCGAAAATCTAACTGTGAAGGCCCTAAATTTCCTGCCAAATAGCCTCCGGTTTCTGGTAGCCATTCAGTTAACCAATGAGGGATAGACTCAGGATAAATATTAAATTTATTGGCAACTTCTTTACCAAATTCTTCGCCTTTGTAGCGATAAATCTCATTTACACGGTTGATATCTATCCAATAATATTCTTTAACGTGATACTCCAGCGCTGCCAAGCGTCGGTTAATTGTTTCCAGATATTTAACACCACCATTACCTGGTAAAAGCAATTCACTTGCTGCTAATAAAGCTGCATAAAATAGCACCTGAATTTCTAAAGGATTACCATAAACACCCATGCGACGGTCAATCATAAAAGCACCGTCTGGAACTAACATGGTTGGGTACATAGCAAAGCGATGCACTAAGCAGAAATCTAAAATTAGCTTGATACCTTGTTGAAATTCTGGCTGATAAGCTAAAGAAATATCTTTGGTTGCTTTTACATAAGCTCGTAATAAAATAATCCACCACAAACAAGAATCGACTGGCGGAACTCTGCCAATAGCGTGTTCGCCAAAATCAGCAATCAAAACTTGCTTTCCATCGACAATATCAACTTTAAAACTAGCAGGCATTAATCCAGGGCCTGGCTTAAAAAAGTCCATTTGCTTTTCGTGACTTTGCAAGGTGAGAGTCTCGGTTAAAAAATTGCGAACAATCTCTGCTTTTCCTTGGGTGAGAAAAACTAACCCGGAAATCACAAAGTCGCGGATAAAGCACTGGTCATAGTTGAGAGACTCTCTGTGTAAGTCACAAGCTGCTACTGTACCAATGGGGCGTTTGCTATAGAAAATAATGGAGTTTTCTACTAACCTCCAAGCTTCTGTAATGGAATTAGTTTTGACAGTTATAGCCATGAGCAAATTATCCTGTAGTACTTTACACTCAATAAGTAGCAGCGATGCCCGATCTGGTTTGCGTCTACTTGCTGCGGTACTGGTTACGAAAAAGAGGAAAATTGTCAACAGGCGATATAAATAGCGTGACGCAATCACTAGTATTCTGCCCTCATACCTCCGTATTAGTTATCGGAGCTACATTTGGTAGGTACGTACACTAACAAGTTTTCTTCAGTAACTTTCTCTAGTCGCAATTTTCAAACTTAGTTAATCTGTCATTGGTAGAAAAGCAGCGTATGGCTTAAAATATTTCACCGAGCCTGAAGGAAAAGATATGACACAAGGAAAAATATTGTTGCAACCTGGCACGTTATGGAAAAGTGTCATAGAACGTACTGAATCCGCTTGGAAATGCGGAGCTTTGTTGTCGATACCAACGGAGTTTGAATTTGTTGAGCAGGATGGCGTGCAGTTCTTAGTAAGGATTTTGTCTAATCTGGTGCGCAAGGATGCAGCCAAGCAAAAACAAGTTCAACAAACTACCTCATCTGGCAAGGACTTTAATCCATTCTTACCTTACGAAGAAGATTTATTTGTTGCCGATATTTCTGAGACACACGTTTGTTTGTTGAATAAATTCAACGTAGTTGACTATCACTTATTAATTATTACTCGCGCTTTTGAAGAACAGGAAAGCTTACTAACCTTAGAAGATTTCGCTGCCATGTGGGCTTGTTTGGCAGAATATGATGGATTGGCATTTTACAACGGCGGTCAAGTTGCAGGTGCAAGTCAGCGACACAAGCATTTACAGGTTGTACCCTTACCCCTAACAACCTCAGGTGCAGCCATACCCATTGAGCCTTTATTAGCAGCAGCAGAATTTCAAGGTACAGTCGCAACTATTCCAGAGTTACCTTTTACACACGCTTTCGCAAGCCTAGATCGCAGTTGGGCAGAGTCGCCACTCACAGCCGCTAAAACTACCCTAGAAATCTATCGCAACTTACTCAAGACTGTAGGGATCGCCGCAGTTGAAGGTAATAGACAATCGGGCGCTTACAACTTTTTAGCTACACGCCAATGGATGTTAATCGTACCGCGATCGCAAGAAGAATTCGAGGGGATTTCTGTCAACTCCTTAGGATGTGCAGGCGCTCTACTAGTGCGGAATCAAGAACAAATGCAAATCCTCAAAGACGCAGGGCCAATGAATATCCTCAAAAGTGTAGGGATACCAAGACAACCACAAGTGTAATCAAAAAATTTTTGTGTTACCTTGTGCAGCATAACTTACCTGTGAAAAGTTAAGACACTATCAACGAATGGCACTCAGTACAAAACTTCACAAATTCGTAACTAATTAAATTAAGAAAAACTCTGCTTCTCTCTGCATTTAAAAATGCTACGAATTAAAAGTTTAGGTAGCATCCCTGTGTCGGATCGTCTCAGCGCCATTCGACTATCAACCCAGGAGATGATTATGCAGCACCTTGACCTGAAATGGATACGCGCCCAGTTTCCCGCACTTACTCAAAAAATCAACGGTGAACCTGTAATTTTTTGCGATGGCCCTGGTGGTACACAGACACCAGGAGCAGTACTCGATGCCATTAGCGATTATTTGGTGAGGTCAAATGCCAATTCTCACGGAGCTTTTGCCACGAGTATGCGTACAGATGCACTGATTACAGCTGCTCGTGCTGCTAGTGCCGATTTGCTAGGATGCCACAGTGATGAGGTAGTATTCGGTGCGAACATGACTACCCTTACCTTCAGCTTGAGTCGCGCTATTGGTCGGGAACTGCAACCAGGCGATGAAATTATTGTGACGCGGCTCGACCATTACGCCAATGTTTCTACTTGGTATGCGTTAGAAGAAAAGGGTGTAGTTGTCAAAGTTGTAGATTTCAACACCGAAGACTGCACCTTAGACATGGGAGAACTGGAACGCCAAATTAATCCCCGCACAAAATTAGTCGCTGTTGGTTATGCTTCTAACGCTGTCGGGACAATCAACGATGTACCCGCAGTCGTGCGCCTTGCTCATGCTGTTGGAGCTTTGGTGTTTGTTGATGCAGTTCACTACGTACCCCACGCTCCAATTAATGTCCATGCGCTAGGTTGTGACTTTCTCGCCTGTTCCGCCTATAAATTCTTCGGCCCCCACGTGGGGATTTTGTATGGTAAGCGAGAACATCTTACCCGCTTAATTCCATATAAAGTTAGGCCTGCTCCGGATGAAGTCCCAGCGCGTTGGGAAACAGGAACTTTGAATTTTGAAGGTTTAGCAGGATTGGTAGCGGCGATTAATTATTTGACAAAACTCGGTTGTCACGTATCACCTTCAGTCGATAATGAGTTAATTTCCGCCTTAATCGAAGCAGATAAGGAAGGCATAGAAAAATTTCACTGTCCCAGTTTCCTCACATCACCCGATCAATCTACACCTTCAATCACATCTGCTTATCACAGCCGCCGCGCTGCTTTAGTAGCAGCAATGTCAGCAATTCAACAATACGAAAGAGAATTGAGTCACAAACTCATTCCCGGATTGTTGGCGATTCCTGGTTTAACCTTGTATGGCATTACTAACCCACAGCGCTTTACTTCACGCACACCAACAGTTGCCTTTAGGCTAGCAGGACAAAGCCCGGAAAGTGTTGCCAAAGCATTAGGCGATCGCGGAATATTTTCTTGGCACGGACATTTTTATGCGATCGGTTTGACTGAAAAGTTAGGCGTAGAAGCGACAGGTGGCTTAGTGCGGATTGGAATGACACACTACAACACAGTTGAGGAAGTTGAGCGAGTCTTACACGCTTTGAAGGAAATTGCTGTGTAACGCTATAAATCATCGTTAAGGGCGGAAAAACCCCGCCCCTACGAATGCATCAGCATTTTCACTCGCTTCTAGACATAAGATAATGGCTAAACCATTCACTCGCCAATAGTGCTACTGTTGCCAATGTGCCTGGTTCTTCAAATAAATGGGTAGCTTTGGGAATAATCTCCAGCCGTTTTGGCGATCGCAATTTTGCTAATGCTTCCTCATTCATCGCTATGACTGGCGTATCGTAACCACCAACAATCAGCAAGGTTGGTGCTTTGACATGAGGTAGTGCTGCACCAGCTAGATCGGGTCTTCCCCCACGAGAGACAACAGCCTGCACCGCTGCTTTCCGTTCGGCGGCGGCGACGAGGGCTGCACCAGCGCCAGTACTAGCGCCAAAGTAACCTATCTTCAGGTGTTGGGTATCTGGGTTTTCTGCTAGCCAATCTGTAGCACCAACTAACCGCGATGCTAACAAAGCAATATCAAAGCGCAAATGTCTTGTCCGCAGATCAATTTCTTCTTCTTGTGGAGTGAGCAAATCAATTAATAAAGTTGCTAGTCCCCCCTGTTGTAAAACTCCAGCCACAAAGCGATTGCGAGGACTATGGCGGCTGCTACCACTACCATGAGCAAATAAAACTACGCCTGTAGCACCATCGGGAATTACTAAATTTCCCTCTAGCTTGACTTCACCTGCGTTGACTAATATTAGGTGTTCGTGCTTCTGCATAAACTTAATCTCCACTAATGACCAATGATGACCCTGACCACTACTTAAGAGCTATTAGCTACCAGTAATTTTTGCCTTGTCAGCAGTTCGCATACCTCTGCGTCGGTTGTTTGCTGAAAATCCTCATACCAAATACCGATCGCATACAAATCTTCTGGCATGATTACGCAAACAAGCTTATCTACTTCTGGTTCTAGTTCTTCAAAAGTAGATACGCCTACTACTGGAACAGCCACAACTAGTTCGCAGGGCTGTTGTTTTTTCAAAGTTGCGATCGCGGCGCGGATAGTTGCACCCGTAGCAATACCATCATCTACAAGAATAACGGTATGATTTTTGACTTTTGGTAGCGGACGATTACCTCGATAAACGAGGTTACGACGTTCTAATTCCCGCCTTTCCATTGCGGCTACTCGATCGATAGTTTCTTTGGGAATCCGTAACCAATCTACGACATTCTCATTAATGACACGTACTCCTCCCATTGCGAGCGCACCCATTGCTAGTTCCTTGTGTCCGGGTACGCCTAATTTCCTCACCAAGCAGACATCTAAGGGTGCATCAAGTGCGTTTGCTACCTCATAAGCTACAGGCACGCCACCACGGGGAAGCCCTAAAACTAAAACGTCTGGACGATTGCCATACTCTGTTAACTTAGCAGCTAATACTTTCCCAGCTTCAACCCGATTACGGAATCTTTGCAACATATTTTATACCTCTTTTAAACATAAATCTTTAAGAGAACCGTCTACCTGAAACTGTTTGATAGCAGTAGCAATTAAAGGTGCGATCGAGACAATTTTGAGTTGCTGCCAATCCGTTTCTGTTGGTGCGATAGTATCGGTGACATAAACAGCCTGGATGCTGGGGTGACTTAACTTAGCGCGTGCGTCCTTCACAAATAACCCGTGGGTAGCAGCAATCATGATTTCTGGACGTGCTTCCGCTTTCAATAGGGCTTCAATACTTCTAGCCAGAGTGCCACCCGTGGAAATCATGTCATCGATAATTAAGCAGGCACAACCCTTTACATCTCCTACCACACGAGTTACTTCTGTTTCTGTACCACTCTTGCGGTGTTTGTGTAGCACAACTACAGAACTATTCAGCTTTTGAGCATACTGAGTTGCCATTTGGACGCGCCCGGTGTCTGGCGATACAACGACAAAATTAGGCGGTAAATGAGGGCTGATAGCCTCGCAAAAAATGGGTACTGCTGTCAGACTGTCTACAGGAATGCGAAAGAAACCCTCAATTTGTGGGGTGTGTAAATCCAGGGTGACAATATGAGTTACTCCCACAGCCTGTAAAACTTCAGCCACCATACTGGCAGCGATTGGTTCCCGCCTACCATGACGTTTATCGGAACGGGCATAGCCAAAGTAAGGGATAATAGCCGTAATCCGTCTAGCCGCAGACCGACGACAGGCATCTGCAAAGGCTAAAAGTTCTACTAAATGGTCATTAACGGGTGGTGCAGTGGACTGGAGGATAAATACAGCCTTTTCGCGTACAGATTCTAGGAGTTGGACATTTACCTCGCCATCTGGAAAGCATTCCACCAGAGATTTACCCAAAGGAATGTTGAGTTTCTGGGAAACGGCTGCTGCTAAATCAGGGTTAGCTGTGCCTGCAAAGAGGATGAAATTGTCCATAATCAATACCTGATTCCAATTTGAACAAGGAATGCGACAGATACGCACTGCCAAATCCTTGTTATGTCTAGCTTTCGGAATTTTGAATTGTGATTATTTGCTGATTTGCTTCCAAGCAGCATCTAGAGCCGATTTTGCGCTATCGCCTGCACGGGTAATACTCTGTTGCAAATGATGCCATTGCTCTTGCAAAAACTCCGTAGCCTCTTGCAAGACATGATGCGGACGATCGCTAGAAGCTGCTACTTCGTCGCTAACCTCTTTAATTTTGACGCGCACAACTTCTGGTTTATCCTCAGGAGCAATCAGATGATGTAGGCGATCGCCTATCATGTGTACGAGATGTTGTACTTGTTCTGATTTCTCACTAAAAAAACTCTTCAATCCCTCTGATTCACCTTGAAGTTTACCTTGCACGTCTTCGCCGATAACTACTTTATCTATGTCAATTACTTCGATATCTTCAGGATACAGTACTGCTTTTCCACCAAAAGGAGCTGCAATTTCTCCGGCTACAATGTAAGCGGCGATTTCTCCCGTTTGCCAATCAAATAAAAAATCTTCTACCCAACCAAGAGTTTCACCCAATGTAGATTCAACAGTAGTTTGATGCAAGCGACGCAGATTTTCTGGAGTATCAAGGACTGGGAAATAATAAGTTGACACCGCACCCATACCTACGCCAGCAATTCTATCTACTGGTAAATAAGTTTCCCCACCCGAAAAATAGGCAATACGCCCGGAATCATCTATCCAGACTTCCTCTAACTTACCTAAACGTTCAGCTGTCGAGCTATCTATTGCAATCCATCCAATAATCTGACTGCGACGCACAACGTTGAGCATATTTCCTCTCCAATACTTTTGACTTCCGTTGGCGTTTGATCGAGACATCTCTTGCCACCTTTGATTTGAAACTTGGACTCTACTTTAAGGTTAGAAACAAAATGTGAGGAATATGTGAGTAATGTCAACTTATATTACTGATGTTCCCTACTCGTCTGTCGCATTCTTTTTTCCAGTCGATGACATCAGAGAAAGCCAAGGCGATCGCATTTAAGTTAAGAATAGACACAACTAATTTTGTCTTAAACTGGCATAAATAACCTTAGAAGGTAGTCGGTTTTAACTGGATTTGATCGATGATTTTCATAACTTTTTGGTAACTTTGATTATCTTTTCGTTGTCGGTAGAGTTCTGCGGCTTTCTGGAGATCTTCAATTGCTCTTTGTTTGTCTCCTAAAGCCAAGTGGGCGAGTCCCCGATCCTCATAAGTTCCCGCCTTATTAGGAGCAATTTTAAAAGCACGAGCACAATCTTCTAGGGCTTTTTGATCTCCTAAATTGGCACGAACGTAGCAGCGACTGCTGTAGAAATTGGCAGTTTGTGAATCTAGTCGAAGAGCCTGGTTACAATCTTCAATTGCTCCTTGATAGTCTTTCAGCCCACGAGCGCGATAGTAGCACCGATTGTTGTAGGCACAGGCAAATTTTGGAGCTTTCTGAATAACCTGGCTTAAATCATCAATGGCTTGTTGATAGTTGCCTAAAGCATAATAGACGTGGCTTCGGTGATAGTAGGCATCAGTATAGTCAGGTTTAAGATTGATAGCTTGGTTGAAATCTTCGAGACCTTCCGGATATTTGTCTAGAATGTAGTACACGTAACCTCGTTCGTCGTAAGCCCAAGCCTGCGGAGTATTAGGAGGTTGGAGGCGAATCACTTGGGAAAAGTCTTCTATGGCTTTCTGGTAATCTTCTAATGCAGAAAAAGCCAACCCCCGACCGAAGTAAGCTCGTGCCTCATCAGGGTTGAGGCGAATAGCATTGTTGAAATCTTCAACAGCTGCTGAATATTTTTTCTGTTCGAGCTTGCTTACGCCCCTACTCATATAAGTGTTGTAACTGTTGGCATCTGCCTGAACAATAATATTCTCTATCTCTGTAGGGTTGTTAGATACTAAAGAGTAGCTAGCAGCACTAACAATTCCTAGACTGCCAAGGAGTGCTGTAGTTACTAGTCCAAGACTAATTAAGCATTTCAGCATTTTGCACTTCCCCTTTCCTCTATAGCCTTTTCTAGAGTCATCTCGTTAGGGGAATGGCTCTACTTCTATTATCTCACTCTACAGATGAGGGAGTGCATTTTGTCAATATTTCTGCTACTAATATTAAGGCTTCTACTGTGCAACAAAAGCGGATGAAGGTGGCAGTAGAGTACAAACGTTATCTTGGCGTGAAAGTTATTTTTAACGATCGCTCAAAGATTATCCCAAGAACTACAAGCAAGCATTTACTTGGTAGAATTGCTGGATAGTGATATCATTCGCACCATCTTTCACAAGGGCTAGGCTTTAGCAAACAAGACCGAGATATAAATGTGCATCAGATTAGCTTTGTGGCTAATTTGCTCAGTTGTAATGGCATAATTGCGATCGCTCTTATTAGTTCGGTGTGTAAACTGTAACTCATTGAAGTAATCTTGTGTTCCTCACAATTTCCTCAACTTTTTTTCCTAAGCTAAAAGATATCTAGGACTAGTGCCAGAAGGCAGGAGACACAAGGAAAGAGTTTGAAACAAATTTGACTAATCCTGTAGTTGAGGTGATAAAAATGACTACAAGATATCGAAATCGCGCTGAAGCAGGACAAAAATTAGCTAGCAAGCTGACAGATTACGCCCATCGTCCAGATGTTTTAGTGTTGGGGCTTCCGCGTGGTGGCGTACCGATTGCTTGTGAAGTAGCCAAAATACTGGATGTACCGTGGGATATTTGTTTGGTTAGCAAACTGACTGTACCAGGACACAAAGAATTAGCAATGGGTGCGATCGCATCGGGTGGTGTACGTTGCTTAAATTATGATGTTGTCAGTTGGTTGGGGATTTCTGG
The genomic region above belongs to Calothrix sp. NIES-2098 and contains:
- a CDS encoding putative secreted metalloprotease, translating into MNPQSETLAALTTIDQCEPCQTSVPPMAQNIEGNGSSQSTSLLNYPTEQPPASAVAARVEERPTQEPLSQLTGQQQTVSAGWQTDKKVLGLWSACSDQRNAWMYVDGIGWRKFADNSDSAIMAFNIIASHAKVTGKGSYFYEGNDGKVSTLYVW
- a CDS encoding neutral invertase, whose product is MAITVKTNSITEAWRLVENSIIFYSKRPIGTVAACDLHRESLNYDQCFIRDFVISGLVFLTQGKAEIVRNFLTETLTLQSHEKQMDFFKPGPGLMPASFKVDIVDGKQVLIADFGEHAIGRVPPVDSCLWWIILLRAYVKATKDISLAYQPEFQQGIKLILDFCLVHRFAMYPTMLVPDGAFMIDRRMGVYGNPLEIQVLFYAALLAASELLLPGNGGVKYLETINRRLAALEYHVKEYYWIDINRVNEIYRYKGEEFGKEVANKFNIYPESIPHWLTEWLPETGGYLAGNLGPSQLDFRFFALGNLMAILVSLASEQESQMIMDLIEQRWHDLIGNMPMKICFPALEGLEWKIVTGSDPKNRAWSYHNGGNWPVLLWLLVAAAIKTGRVELANKAINVAQSRLSHDQWPEYYDGKNGRLIGKEARKYQTWTISGFLMAKELVANRTHLELISFEKDPEMISCVN
- a CDS encoding Ap4A phosphorylase II, producing MTQGKILLQPGTLWKSVIERTESAWKCGALLSIPTEFEFVEQDGVQFLVRILSNLVRKDAAKQKQVQQTTSSGKDFNPFLPYEEDLFVADISETHVCLLNKFNVVDYHLLIITRAFEEQESLLTLEDFAAMWACLAEYDGLAFYNGGQVAGASQRHKHLQVVPLPLTTSGAAIPIEPLLAAAEFQGTVATIPELPFTHAFASLDRSWAESPLTAAKTTLEIYRNLLKTVGIAAVEGNRQSGAYNFLATRQWMLIVPRSQEEFEGISVNSLGCAGALLVRNQEQMQILKDAGPMNILKSVGIPRQPQV
- a CDS encoding cysteine desulfurase-related protein, whose product is MQHLDLKWIRAQFPALTQKINGEPVIFCDGPGGTQTPGAVLDAISDYLVRSNANSHGAFATSMRTDALITAARAASADLLGCHSDEVVFGANMTTLTFSLSRAIGRELQPGDEIIVTRLDHYANVSTWYALEEKGVVVKVVDFNTEDCTLDMGELERQINPRTKLVAVGYASNAVGTINDVPAVVRLAHAVGALVFVDAVHYVPHAPINVHALGCDFLACSAYKFFGPHVGILYGKREHLTRLIPYKVRPAPDEVPARWETGTLNFEGLAGLVAAINYLTKLGCHVSPSVDNELISALIEADKEGIEKFHCPSFLTSPDQSTPSITSAYHSRRAALVAAMSAIQQYERELSHKLIPGLLAIPGLTLYGITNPQRFTSRTPTVAFRLAGQSPESVAKALGDRGIFSWHGHFYAIGLTEKLGVEATGGLVRIGMTHYNTVEEVERVLHALKEIAV
- a CDS encoding dienelactone hydrolase; amino-acid sequence: MQKHEHLILVNAGEVKLEGNLVIPDGATGVVLFAHGSGSSRHSPRNRFVAGVLQQGGLATLLIDLLTPQEEEIDLRTRHLRFDIALLASRLVGATDWLAENPDTQHLKIGYFGASTGAGAALVAAAERKAAVQAVVSRGGRPDLAGAALPHVKAPTLLIVGGYDTPVIAMNEEALAKLRSPKRLEIIPKATHLFEEPGTLATVALLASEWFSHYLMSRSE
- a CDS encoding phosphoribosyltransferase — its product is MLQRFRNRVEAGKVLAAKLTEYGNRPDVLVLGLPRGGVPVAYEVANALDAPLDVCLVRKLGVPGHKELAMGALAMGGVRVINENVVDWLRIPKETIDRVAAMERRELERRNLVYRGNRPLPKVKNHTVILVDDGIATGATIRAAIATLKKQQPCELVVAVPVVGVSTFEELEPEVDKLVCVIMPEDLYAIGIWYEDFQQTTDAEVCELLTRQKLLVANSS
- a CDS encoding ribose-phosphate pyrophosphokinase, which produces MRICRIPCSNWNQVLIMDNFILFAGTANPDLAAAVSQKLNIPLGKSLVECFPDGEVNVQLLESVREKAVFILQSTAPPVNDHLVELLAFADACRRSAARRITAIIPYFGYARSDKRHGRREPIAASMVAEVLQAVGVTHIVTLDLHTPQIEGFFRIPVDSLTAVPIFCEAISPHLPPNFVVVSPDTGRVQMATQYAQKLNSSVVVLHKHRKSGTETEVTRVVGDVKGCACLIIDDMISTGGTLARSIEALLKAEARPEIMIAATHGLFVKDARAKLSHPSIQAVYVTDTIAPTETDWQQLKIVSIAPLIATAIKQFQVDGSLKDLCLKEV